The Latilactobacillus curvatus JCM 1096 = DSM 20019 genome segment CGACGATTGCCCCACATCAGCAAGATGTTTGCACCAGAACAAGCAGGTGGTCATTATCCTTCAATGCACCAGGATTTAGTGCAACATCACCGCTTAACCGAAGTGGATTACTTAAATGGTTACGTGGCACGCAAAGGCGCCGAAAAGCACATTGCGACCCAGTCAACCAATTAATCACGGAATTAATTCATGCCAAAGAAGCATTATTGATTAAATAAACGAGGAGTCTTAACTAATGACAGAAAAACGCCAATTAAATATCGAAGTTGAATCAATGCACTATCAAAAATTATTAATTGCTATCGATGATGATGACACAACCTCATCCAAACGGGCCTTTAACTATGCTTGTACGCTTGCTAAGGCCTATCAAATTCCATTAGGGATTGTCAGCATTTTGGAAACCGGCGATTTGAACATTTATCAATCACTCTCACCAAACGTGGTTGAAGGGCGCCGAGAAGAAATCGCAACCGATCTAGATGTTTATGTTCAAAAAGCGAAAGAATTCGGGGTTGAAGATGTGACGCCGATTTTAAATGAAGGTAATCCAGGACACGTGATTGTTGAAGAAGTGATTCCTAGTTTCCAACCAGACTTGGTCATCTGTGGTTCAAAGACGAAACCATCTAAACATTTAATCGGGACACATGCGAGCTATTTAGCGAAATACGCGCCATGTTCAGTCACAGTTGTACGGTAAATTAAGTATTTGGAGATCAGACGAATGATAGAATGTACACAATGCCATATTAAATATGGGCGTAAATTGCACCAATGTCCCAATTGCGGTCTAGTGCACCAATCAACGCAAACAAAACAGCAAACATCGCTCCTGCAACAATACTATCAATTTTTAGCGCGGAGTTTAAAACAACCGCTAAAGGTGCAATGGCAGTGGGCCAACCTGTGGTTTGGCTTAGTCACGTTTGGTCTGGTTATATTAATGAATACTGCAACGGCAAGTTTGCTCATTGCCAGTTGGTCAGAACAAATTGGTGCGGTTGCTGGGGTGATGGCGTCACAAATTGTCTTGCGCCAACGGCTAAACTTATTACCGCTTGATATGAAGGCACTCGGTGGACAACTATTTATTCTGGTGGTTGTTTTGGGAATCGGATTTTTACTCAAGCGTTACTTATTGAAGAAGACGACAACCACCTTGCGCGCGTATCTAACGGAGATTAGTGCGTACAGTGGGATAACCGTTATTTTAGCATTAGCTGCGCTGTTGGCTGCTCTATGTTTCGGGATGACCGCCATCTGGTTCGTCTTAATCATGGTTGCAGTGATGTACGTCAGTTTGAACATTGCGGTTGGGATTAGTTTATTTCAAACTCGATGGGCAGCTTTTGATCGCGTCTATGCTATTTTATTATTTGAAATCTTAACCCATGTTGTCTTGGCAATTGGCATTAGCCAAATCGTGATTTTAAACCTACTAACAGGACTCTAAAAAATAAAAGTGCGTATTTTGGTACACTTTTTCAAAAGAGGTTTATCATTAGAGTTGTAAAAAAGAAATGGGAGGTTTTTAATATGGCAGCAGCTGTTGAAAAAACATTGGTTTTAGATATGAAGATGTCAGAAGCATTTGATTGGAGTGACGATAACACAATCGTCCGTGATGCTTTGTGGATCACTATATGGAAGCCAACGGCCGGAACACGGATAAAACCGTTGAGGCAATGAAACCCTATCTTAAGATGAGCGACGCGGAAGTTAGAGAAAAGGCAGAAGCGCTTTTAAAATAAGGCAATAAAAAAAGACCCGCTAATCATTGTTGATTAGCGGGTCTTTTTTGGGTAATCCTCAAAGCCAACCCGTTTGAGTCAGCACGCTAACGAAAACGGGTTTCATCTGCCATATCTTTCCCGCAGAATCAGGTACTTTGATTTGAAACGTGCTTCCTCGAGCTGCCTTTTCCGGTTAACCTAAAAACGGGCATTATGGCTGAAAAATCGCCATAATACCCGTTTTTTGGGTAATCCTCAAAGCCAACCCGTTCGACTCAGCACTCTAAACGTGCTTCCTGTCGCAGTAATTTCCGCTTAATCTAAAAATAACATAAATCCTAAAACCTGGATTTATGTTATTTTTGAATTAATGCTCAATGACTAAGCGCGACAGTCAGCACTCTAATCATACATATATTCTCTTGTCATTGGGAGGTCTCTTGCGCTGGGGCCTTTTGATACGAGGTATTGAATGACATCAATGTTCCCAGATTCAAACGATGAGGCACATGCTTGGAGATAGAGATCCCACATGCGGACGAATTCTGGACCTGCTTTTGGTAAAATGACGTCTTTTTGGGCGTTAAAATTAGCAGTCCAGATTTCCAGCGTTTTTTGATAATGGCGCCGGAGGGGTTCCATGTCGGCAATTTGTAGTTCGGCATTGATAATGTGTTGTGTATTTTCAACTAAACCGGGTACATAGCCACCTGGGAAAATATACTTATTAATCCAGGCATTGCGCGCACCGCCTTGTTGACGGGTAATCCCATGAAGGAGGGCAACCCCATCATCAGTGAGGTAGTCAGCGATATCTTGGAAGTAGGCACCAAGATTTTCTTCACCAACGTGTTCAAACATCCCAACACTGGTAATGTAATCGAATGGGGCGTGTTTGAGTTCGCGATAGTCAACAAGTTGGACGCTAGCAACATCGCTAAGGCCCTCGTCATTAATCCGTTGTTGAACGAAATCATATTGTTCCTGACTCAAGGTAATCCCGACCACTTTGAGATGATATTCTTTAGCGGCGGTTAACATGAGGGTGCCCCAACCACAGCCGATGTCGAGCAATGTTCGGTTAGGTTGTGGATTGAGCTTGCGTAAAATATGGTGCACTTTATTAATTTGTGCTGTCTCTAAATCATCAGTTGGTTTTTCAAAATAAGCACATGAGTAAGTCATTGTTTTATCCAACCAAAGTTGGTAGAAGTCATTCCCTAAATCGTAATGACTTTGGATATCTTTTTTACTTGCCTTTTCTGAATGCGATTGTTTTGGAATCAGATGAATGTAGCGACTATTACGCATGAAACTGTCTGCGCTAGTGTAAGCCGCCGTTAATAGTTTTTGAAGTGGGGTATCTGTTGTATTACTTGTCACTTCAAGGTCGCCAGCCATGTACGCTTCGCCGAGGGCTAATGATGCGTTGCTGGACAATTGTTTGATGGGAATCGCTTTTTTAAAAGTAATCGCTACTTCAGGCTCTCCAGAACCATAGGTTTCGGAGCTACCGTCCCAATAGTTGACGGTAACAGGGAAATCAAAAGAGTGTTGTAGTAGTTTCTTATAAAAAGTTTTTTCTAACATACCGAAAATCCTTTCTAGGTGTAAATTTGAAGTACCAGAGTAGTATACGACTATTTTTAAAAAGATGTAAGTTGCAACTATCGGAATTCCAGAATATCCAATTAGTTCGAAGTGTTGTAAAATAATGATATAGAATTGCCATAGGAGGAAATTGCGTGAGTTTATATCAAAAATTTGTGACGAATCAGCAGTTAAGACGAGTTGTAGTGCTCTTAACGTTGATTGGGGTCATCTATGTGTCACGCTCGATGATGAATATCATTTTGCTGACGTTCATCTTTACTTTTTTAGTGACTCAATTAGTACGAAAGGTCCAACAGTATTCAAAAATTCCGCCCGCAGCTGTGGTTGTGCCGCTTTATATGTTGGTGATTTTTTTAGTGTATCTAGCAGTAACGATTTATGTGCCACAGATTGCTAAACAGTCAATTAAATTAGGCGAGAGTGTCTATAATTTCTACCAAAGTCCATCATTTGATGCGAATCAATTTATGCGAACCATTGGGGATTACATGAAACAGTTCAACTTGACGGATCAGTTGAAACACGGTGTATCAACAATCGTTAATTACATCACCGGAATCGGAACAATGGGCGTCACAATTGTCTTATCGTTTATTTTGAGTTTCTTTTACACAATTGAGCTAGACCGATTACCGCAGTTTGGAAAACTCTTTTTGAAGAGTACTTACGGCTGGTTCTTCCAAGATATCATGTATTTTGCTAAAAAATTCGTGAATACCTTTGGCGTGGTAATTGAAGCCCAAATCTTCATTGCAATTGTGAATACAGTGTTAACAACGATTACGTTAACGGTAATGAAAATGCCTAATATTCCGAGTTTAGCCATCATGATTTTCCTATTGTCGATGGTACCGGTCGCAGGAGTCATCGTTTCATGTATCCCATTGTGCATTATCGCCTTTTCAGTCGGCGGAATTCAGTATGTGGTTTATATATTGGTGATGATTTTAGTCATTCATGCCCTAGAAGCATATGTTTTGAATCCGCGATTTATGTCGAGTAAAACACAGCTGCCAATTTTCTTTACATTTGTTGTTTTATTTGTAGCAGAACGTTTCTTAGGAACTTGGGGGTTAATTGTTGGATTACCAATCTTTACGTTCTTTTTAGATGTACTAGGTGTGAAGACCATTCAAAAATCGGGTAAAAAACAAAAAAAAGCGGCTAATTGACGCGGTTAGGATCCGCAACAAGGGTGGCCAATTGGTTAAGATCGATTTGCAATTCGATAGCAACAATAAATAATGCTTTTAGTGATGGGGCAGCGCCTTTTTCCCACCGGAAGATCATTGAGCTACTAATCTTGGTATTATATTTTGCGCTGAGTAGATCGGCGAGCTGTTGCATTGTTAGATTCTTAGCAGTTCGCTTATCGTGTAGTAATTGTCCGAACATTTAGCACCGTCCTTTATCACGCGTTTGACTTATAAGTTTAATTATATGACAAATGACGTCAATAAGTGAACACTTGGGACTAAAGTTTTTAATTGACAGAGTTCTTACATTATCGTAATATTCCTAATGTGGAACGGGATTGATAACGTTTCTTGGGGGTGCTGAATGTGGCAGAAAAATTATTTGTTCTATCAGGTTATTTAAAGGGTCATGATTTGAAACAGCAAGTTGTTGCTGATGTATTGGGCAAAACATTAACGACGGCTAATCGTAAGATTAGAGGGAAGATTCCATTTACCGTCAAAGAAATTCAATTACTACATGACCGCTTGGGAATTCCAATCGACGTGTTTTTTTAAGAATAGTTCCTAATCAGGAACTAAGTAATCAGTTTTAAATGAACCAAATAAAAATAACCCTGTCGACTGAAAATCGTCGACAGGGTTATTTTTATTGGCTATTTTGCTTTAAGGAGTTCTAATTTACCTTGAACAATCATTTCGCAAAGATCAGGATAACTGATACCAAGCACTTCTGCTTCTTGTGGAATTAATGAAAGTGGCGTCATCCCAGGTAATGTATTTCCTTCGATCACGTGTAAGCCATTTTCAGGACTCCAGAAGAAGTCGATGCGGGCGTAGTTCGTTAAGCCAAGTGCTTGCATAGCATCAAGTGCCATTTGTTTCATGGCTTCGTGCACATCATCAGGTAAATCGTTTGGTGGTGTGACAAATTGAGTGGTATTTCCAGTCACGAATTTGTGCTCAAAGTCATACCAACCGTCATTAACGACGATTTCGATGGCAGGTAATGGTTGACCATTAATCACGCCAAGTGAGAATTCGCGACCTTTAATGAATTCTTCGATTAAAGCTTCGCGGTCGAAACGAAGCGCATCTTCGACAGCTGGTTGTAACTCAGCTTCGTTGTGCACGATATGTGTCCCAACACTTGAGCCACCGTTACTTGGTTTTACCACGACAGGGTACTCAAATGGGATTTCTGGCATGGGTTGGTCGCGATAAGCAGCGACAAACCGAGCAGTTGGAATTTGGTTATATAATAAGATTTCCTTTGAAACCTTTTTACTCATTGTAATACCTGCTGCGAGTGTGTCACTACCGGTATAAGGAATTCCAAAGAGATCGAGAACCGCTTGGACTTTACCGTCTTCGCCATCGCCACCATGAAGTGCGAGGAAGACAATATCAGCAGTTTTACAAATCTCTAAGACATTCGGGCCAAAGAGTTGTGTTGAACCATCAGTACGTAATGCGTTGATGGCGTCGTCTGTTAAAACTTCGTCGCTGATGTCGTAATCTTTTTCAACAGGTGTTGAAGAATAAAGATCATCGATTGATGCGACGTCGTGCAAATCATTTCCTAAGAAAAGATCAACGAAAGCAACGTCATGGCCTTTCGTTTGTAATGCATTGGTAATTTTGTGTCCAGACGTTAATGAAACGTTACGTTCGGTACTACGCCCGCCCGCTAAGACAACAATTTTCATATGAACCTACCTCCGAATATTTTTGGAACCTTAAGTATAGCACAAAACCATATTAGGCGGGTATCAAAAAGCTGAAAAATCAGTGGTCTAGTTTAAAAATTGGCACTCAACAACAGCGAATGCTAATTACTTGCATTTCATGATTAACGGACTAGAATAGAGTTGTAAAGATTAAGAAAGGAAGTTTTAGAGATGGCAAACGAATTAATGAATGGTCGTCAAAATTGGCTAGATAATTTTGGTGGAGATGATTGGTTCAAGAATTTCGGTCAGCAATTATTGGCAATGTCGCCTGAAACGGACAACTTACTCAAAACAGATGTTAAAGAGACCGATAAGGATTACCAATTAGCGGTTGATTTACCAGGACTGGACAAGAAAGATATTCACGTGGATTATCAAGATAATACATTGAAGATTAGTGCTAAACGTGATAGTTTCGCTGATCATAGTGACAGTCAAGGCAATATCGTTCAAAGCGAACGGCATTATGGGCGCTTTAGCCGGCAATTCTACCTACCTGGTGTCAACCGGGATCAAATCGATGCGCAATATCAAGATGGCGTCTTACAATTAATGTTACCGAAGTTAAGTGAATCAGACCAACCAACGAACCCAATTGAAATTCGTTAATTAAAAAAGCGGCACCAACCATAAAATGGTTGGTGCCGCTTTTTGAGTTATAGAAAAAGAGAGGCGTAAAACAATATGAGACCTGCTACAAGAGTACAACATTTAAATTTGGTGAGTAAGGCAATCCGCCGCTGTTGAATGGGTGAATCGAGTGGGAGTATGACGACTTTTAATTCATTTTCAGGATGCGCTTGTAGATAGGCTTTCCAAAAAGTATGCTGTGCTTGAAAAGTCGGCAACTTAAGGTAGAGAAACGCGATAAAAATGAATGCACTCCCCAAAAGACGGATTGCAATGTTCAGGGCATCTAGATAGAGCGCTGTTAGACAGCCACCGATTGATAAAAAGAATAAAAGGACTAACCAAGATGTTAAAGGAACAGCTTGCTTGTAAAAGGATGCGTTGAAATAAGCTTGTTTCATTGATTGTTGCGCTTTGTAAGCTTGGTCATCCGTGTCAGGATATTGGTCCAAGAAATTTTGCTTGAGTGTTGGCTTTAGCATATTGAGACGCACGATAAAATAAGATGAACTGATAGCTAACAGGCAACCAATAACGGTGAGAAAAAAGGCTTGATTTGGGGACAAAATAATACCTCCTAATTGATAAATAATTGTAGTATAGCAAATATTTATCAACTATTAAGATTTAATCAGTAATTTTAATATTTCATTGAGAGATAATGCGCTTTCTAAATAGTAGATTGTAAAATTAATCCGAACGCTGTTCGGACAAAAAAGATCAGCTTCCTTTAAAATGGTGTTTACCACAAACCCATCTTTTAGGAGCTGATCTTTTGTCTAGTATAACCTATTCCGAACGAATTAAAATCGAAACCTTTTGTGAACTAGGGCTGTCCAATATCCAAATGGGCGTTCGGCTGAACCGATCACCGTCAACAATTTCTTATGAATTATCTCGATGTCAACCTTATCAGGCTGAATTAGCACAAACAGATGCCGAATACAAGCGATCACGATGTGGTCGGAAAACTAAGCTGAGCGATGAGTTAAAGCAAAAAATTCTCAACCATTTACGTCTAAGCTGGTCACCAGGAATGATTGCTCACGAATTTAAACTAGCTACTAAATCTATTTATAATTGGCTAAATCAGGGGAGAATTGGTTTCTCCTTGAATGATCTACCTGAACATGGCGTACGCCAACGGCGTAACGTTGACCAACGATCCAAATATAATCAATCTTTGGGGCGATCAATTGAACAGCGTCCCATGATGATTAATCAACGTAAGCGCATCGGCGATTTTGAACTAGATACAGTCGTTGGTCCTCGTGGGCATAGTAAGGCAGTTTTATTAACTTTAATCGATCGCAAATCACGGTTCCTTTGGGCATACCGGTTAAAAGATCGGACGACAGCGACTGTTAATGAAGCACTAACTAAGTTCCTAACCACTTTTAATGGTCCGGTGCACAGCTTTACTGTGGACCGTGGCACTGAGTTTAGTGGGCTAGTATCACTTGAATCACAATATGGTATTAAGACCTATTACTGCCATGCTTATACGCCAGCTGAACGTGGTAGTAATGAACGCTTTAATCGGAATTTACGTTATTTTTATCCTAAAGGGACTCGTTTTGAGCACATTAGTGCTCAAGATTTAACGACGACGTTACTCCAAATTAACCAGCGACCGCTTAAAATACTCGACTGGCAAACACCGTATCAGGTTATGCTGACAAATTTGTCCAAAAATTCGGATTAAATTTGCAATCTACCAAATATTCATTGCCCATTTTCTCGCGATTACACTTTTCATCCAATCAAAAAACGCCCGCCTTTCAGCGCGCGTTTTTTCTATTTAATTAACGTGTAATCATCTGCATCCACATTATCAATCAATGGTGACATGCCACCTGTTGCTAATAAAGTGAGGCGATGCATCGCTCTCGAACAGATCGTGTAGAGCAATTGCCGTTGATCTTCATGATTGTAGTTGGTTGCACTGACTTGCCAGCCGATAATCGCATCGAATTCCAATCCTTTGGCTAAGAAACTTGGAACGACTAACGTACCCGCTGCCAAACGTTGATTTTCGGAACGAATTAAAGTGACTTTTGTGCCACTGGCTTTCAACTTAGCTGTTAGTTCTTGGGCTTGCACCAATGTCTTGGTGATAATCGCCGTCGTTAACTTATCTGCTTCATTTTTAGCGAGTTGCGCATTCACATCAGCGACCAATTGATCTTCGCTTTGACGCACAATCAAGTTTGGCTTGTCGCCTTCACGGTTGAAAGCTTCAATTTTTTGACCGCCCTTTAAGAGCCCTTTGGTAAAGTCAGTGACTTGTTCAGTTGACCGATATGAACGCGTCAATTGAACGACCTTCGTATTTTGCGCATTAAAGAGTTGTTGCACTTGTTGTAATAGGTTCGTGCTGTTTTCTTTGGTGAAAATCGCTTGGTTCAAATCACCGAGTAACGTGAAGCGCGCCTTAGGGAAGTGCATCTTCAAGAAGGCCAATTCGTATGGTGTGTAATCTTGGATTTCATCGATAAAGACAAAGCGCATGTCGCGTTCGCCGTGCTTACCGGTCATTAAATCATAAAGATGCAAGTAAGGTGTCACATCTGATAACGTCATTTGTTTGGCCTTTAAATTAGCGACAAAATCAGTCACATGATCATTCCAGATTTCTGGTGTCAGGTCAAATTCAGCCAAATCAACCAATTGCGGCACAAC includes the following:
- a CDS encoding universal stress protein, which produces MTEKRQLNIEVESMHYQKLLIAIDDDDTTSSKRAFNYACTLAKAYQIPLGIVSILETGDLNIYQSLSPNVVEGRREEIATDLDVYVQKAKEFGVEDVTPILNEGNPGHVIVEEVIPSFQPDLVICGSKTKPSKHLIGTHASYLAKYAPCSVTVVR
- a CDS encoding SAM-dependent methyltransferase; translated protein: MLEKTFYKKLLQHSFDFPVTVNYWDGSSETYGSGEPEVAITFKKAIPIKQLSSNASLALGEAYMAGDLEVTSNTTDTPLQKLLTAAYTSADSFMRNSRYIHLIPKQSHSEKASKKDIQSHYDLGNDFYQLWLDKTMTYSCAYFEKPTDDLETAQINKVHHILRKLNPQPNRTLLDIGCGWGTLMLTAAKEYHLKVVGITLSQEQYDFVQQRINDEGLSDVASVQLVDYRELKHAPFDYITSVGMFEHVGEENLGAYFQDIADYLTDDGVALLHGITRQQGGARNAWINKYIFPGGYVPGLVENTQHIINAELQIADMEPLRRHYQKTLEIWTANFNAQKDVILPKAGPEFVRMWDLYLQACASSFESGNIDVIQYLVSKGPSARDLPMTREYMYD
- a CDS encoding AI-2E family transporter, whose translation is MSLYQKFVTNQQLRRVVVLLTLIGVIYVSRSMMNIILLTFIFTFLVTQLVRKVQQYSKIPPAAVVVPLYMLVIFLVYLAVTIYVPQIAKQSIKLGESVYNFYQSPSFDANQFMRTIGDYMKQFNLTDQLKHGVSTIVNYITGIGTMGVTIVLSFILSFFYTIELDRLPQFGKLFLKSTYGWFFQDIMYFAKKFVNTFGVVIEAQIFIAIVNTVLTTITLTVMKMPNIPSLAIMIFLLSMVPVAGVIVSCIPLCIIAFSVGGIQYVVYILVMILVIHALEAYVLNPRFMSSKTQLPIFFTFVVLFVAERFLGTWGLIVGLPIFTFFLDVLGVKTIQKSGKKQKKAAN
- a CDS encoding helix-turn-helix domain-containing protein produces the protein MFGQLLHDKRTAKNLTMQQLADLLSAKYNTKISSSMIFRWEKGAAPSLKALFIVAIELQIDLNQLATLVADPNRVN
- a CDS encoding helix-turn-helix domain-containing protein, producing the protein MAEKLFVLSGYLKGHDLKQQVVADVLGKTLTTANRKIRGKIPFTVKEIQLLHDRLGIPIDVFF
- a CDS encoding D-alanine--D-alanine ligase family protein, with protein sequence MKIVVLAGGRSTERNVSLTSGHKITNALQTKGHDVAFVDLFLGNDLHDVASIDDLYSSTPVEKDYDISDEVLTDDAINALRTDGSTQLFGPNVLEICKTADIVFLALHGGDGEDGKVQAVLDLFGIPYTGSDTLAAGITMSKKVSKEILLYNQIPTARFVAAYRDQPMPEIPFEYPVVVKPSNGGSSVGTHIVHNEAELQPAVEDALRFDREALIEEFIKGREFSLGVINGQPLPAIEIVVNDGWYDFEHKFVTGNTTQFVTPPNDLPDDVHEAMKQMALDAMQALGLTNYARIDFFWSPENGLHVIEGNTLPGMTPLSLIPQEAEVLGISYPDLCEMIVQGKLELLKAK
- a CDS encoding Hsp20/alpha crystallin family protein, whose product is MANELMNGRQNWLDNFGGDDWFKNFGQQLLAMSPETDNLLKTDVKETDKDYQLAVDLPGLDKKDIHVDYQDNTLKISAKRDSFADHSDSQGNIVQSERHYGRFSRQFYLPGVNRDQIDAQYQDGVLQLMLPKLSESDQPTNPIEIR
- a CDS encoding IS30-like element ISLpl1 family transposase gives rise to the protein MSSITYSERIKIETFCELGLSNIQMGVRLNRSPSTISYELSRCQPYQAELAQTDAEYKRSRCGRKTKLSDELKQKILNHLRLSWSPGMIAHEFKLATKSIYNWLNQGRIGFSLNDLPEHGVRQRRNVDQRSKYNQSLGRSIEQRPMMINQRKRIGDFELDTVVGPRGHSKAVLLTLIDRKSRFLWAYRLKDRTTATVNEALTKFLTTFNGPVHSFTVDRGTEFSGLVSLESQYGIKTYYCHAYTPAERGSNERFNRNLRYFYPKGTRFEHISAQDLTTTLLQINQRPLKILDWQTPYQVMLTNLSKNSD